The stretch of DNA tttctgttccattgatgggaagcgatcgcgattgaaaataaagtggaattaataaagcgtttggaaagaggtgaaacaccatcggtcattggaaaagcgttaggctacagtcagtcaataatcagaacaattttaaaggataatggataaagtgagaataatggagcatgtgaaaggccctgccccgatgaaagctacaattattattaagcaacacagtggtttaattattggaatacataaatttcttaagtgttttatatgcatagaaaagtaacatatatactatatactaagacaaacgtttgactaactgacgctaaataataccagatgtacttgttccgacttacgtacaaatccgactaaaagacggactcaggaacggaactcgtacataacccggggactgcctgtacttgtttctcattggctatttcatttcctTCAACATACTGTTCAATTAGCTCACtatacatgagccagttatcTGTGGAGCAAATGAACATGTCAatctttccgatgtagccagccatttctgagtTATTtgtatgattattatcacctggtactcactcttgatgaacccatgaactcttccACTTTTTACCTTTTCTTAACTCGACTGTCTCTGCACATGCTGCACTGTTTCTTTTTTCCTTGACTGTTCTCTGCTGTGCTTTTCTTTTAACTTGAATGtctcgctgcacttcaacagTTCAGTAGCCATCTCGGGGTCATTTTTAAAATACCTCATCCCTACTGTATCTTCCAACATTAAACTAAAGGAGAACAAGAGAGCCGAGAGATGCAAGCTTAGTTTGTTCTTTAATTTAAATGAGGCGTGTACATATCATGTGGTATCATCGTGACATATGAAATTCACTTGttcttacatataaccataaTTAATTGTATACAGAACAAAGATTGCTCATtccaacaatatatttacaagatttctcaaatatttctgaaatattaaatacacaataacaACCTACCATTCCCACTCCATCAAAGCTTCAGTGGTCTCATTTCCAAGTGACTAGGATGTTTTTAGTCTTTTCAAAGTGCAGTTATAGGAGTGGGTATGATAATATATCCAACTCAACTATGCTGTATGATAAAAAGTAGCATTGCTACTGAATTTCCAGGCAAAAGTTGTCTTTCAAGAGGCCCAGTAAATCTAGGCAGCCACTTTGATATCTGTCTCTGATTGCAGAACTCGCTAAACTTTAGAGATCCCATTTTACATTGCAGAATATTTCAAAACATCCTGAACAACAGGAGAAGTATGAAAAAGCTAAGTATGGGAAAGCTAGCTTCCAAGGTTGAGATCCTGCATCAGATGATGtgtgacctgccgagttcctgcagCTCTGTTTAATTTGGTCAAAATCTGCAATCTTGTATCTCAACATTTTTGATGTACTTTTCATAACCAATATTTCCAGTTGACATCTATCAGTCCATCAAGCTCTACACTATAGCAATTTTCtccttcactcaccccagcaaGAGTAAATTGGAGAATGAAACTTACTTAGTATTTCCTCTCACAGGACATTATATAACTGATCTTTTCAAATACCAAACAAGCAGAATTTAAAGGTACCATATTTGTATTGCATattatatttgtatttgtaaGCAAAAAAGTGTCACCTGGTACTTGGAAATCGGAATCCCCAACAGATAAAGATTCCTAAGTGCATTTGTACAGATCtgcatttgcagtattgtgtacagttttgctcttgatgcaccatcaataactctcggagacgggaggcaaatggcaggcttttattagctgcaagaaaccaccacacaacatcctggagactgagggaggagcagtgcctccaaccgcctttatacaggggtccgtgggaggagccacaggagcagtcatcagaggggcgtgtccagacaggtatatgtagttcaccacagctctCCTTGCCCAGAGAGGGGAAATACTttctgtagagagagtagaggacAGATTCACTATTTTTGTTTTAGAGATTGGGGAGATTGTTGGGTGAGGGAGATGTGGAGTCAAATGTTGTGTGAGCTAAAATTGAGTGGACCAGGACTGTACTCTCTGAAATTTAGAGAAGTGAGAAGAGAtctagaaagatagaaaacctacagcacaatgcaggccctttggcccacaaagttgtgcccaacatgtccctaccttagaaattactaggcctacctatagccctctattttactaagctccatgtacctatctaaaagcctcttaaaagaccctatcatatctgcctccaccactgtggctggcagcccattctacacactcacccctctctgactaaaaaacttacccctgacatcttctctgtacctactccccagcaccttaaacttgtgtcctcttgtggcaaccatttcagccctgggaaaaagcctctgactatccacaccatcaatacctctcatgatcttgtacacctctatcaggtcacctctcaacctctttagttccatggagaaaaggccgagttcactcaacctattttcataaggcatgctccccgatccaggcagcatccttgttgcctcctctgcaccctttctatggtttccatgtccttcctgtagtgaggtgaccagaactgagcacagtactccaagtggggtctgaccagggtcctatatagctgcaatattaccccttgactcctaaattcaattccacgattgatgaaggccaatacaccgtacaccttcttaaccacagagtcaacctgcacagctgctttgagcgtcctatggactcggaccccaagatccctctgatcctccacactgccaagagtcttaccattaataccatattccgccatcatatttgacctaccaaaatgtaccacttctcacttatctgggttgaactccatctgccacttctcagcccagttttgcatcctatcgatgtcccgctgtaacctctgacagccctccccaccatccacaacacccccaacctttgtgtcatcagcaaacttactaacccatccctccacttcctcatccaggtcatttataaaaatcacaaagatctcACCAAGACTTACACTGTTTGACAAGCCAgatgcagggaggatgtttctcctggctgagGACACGAGGACCAGGGCTCCCACTTCAGAATAAGCCACATGCTATTTAGGACtgagaggagaaatttcctccCTTAAGGCATGATGAATCCTGGGAATTCTTTGATTTAATGAGCTTATCCATTGGGTTCATCAAAATAAGTATTTTTAAAGGAATGTGGGGAAAGGGCAGGGTGGTGCTGAGGAGAATGATTACTCGTGACTTTAATGCATGGTAGAGCAGGTCCAAAaagccggatggcctactcctgctcctcctCCTCACAGCTTTCTCTTACAATTGTAGAGCGCAGAACCACTCCCCGGTGAGAGCTGCCAGGATTGTAATACCACCCAGCGTCTCTCATGCTCTGCAGACACAGATCAATGAGTTCCTCAGTGGGTTCGGTGGCGAACGGGAGAAGCCTGATAAGCACGCTGCGGCAGAAGAGGTCCAAGCCCTGACACCACCCAAGCTGAATGCAGAAGTGCGGACTGACGGTGCCACTGCGTCAACCTCGAACCAGCCTGTCACCAAGCCAGCCATCTCAGTCACGGACGGTGCAGGGGGAAACCAAGCAGCACAGGAAAGCTCCCCCGATGGGTCCGAGTTCTATGCTCCGGACGGATTGCCCAGAACCATGCACACCATGCCCAGTTTCCTTGAGGCCTTCGCTGAAGCGAGGAAAGCACGATACATTAGACACCGAAACAAACCCGACAGTGAGAAGGAACTGCCGATCAGTGAAATCTTCAGAAAATGCAATGGGCCCATCCAACGCGTCACAGAGAAGGAAGCAACAACTGTCAGGGACAACAGCTCCATGGGAGCAAATTCAAATTAAACGAATATTGCAGAATTGGACTGAAAAATTAGAGAAAATAGTTGCCACACTTGTTACATCCACCTTGGATAATATTTGCCCCAGATGGACAGATTTGACTCCTACCATTGTGCCAGAGCCAACGTCTCTTGTGCCCTCTGACACTGGTCCCAACAGAGCTTGCGGGGTTAGTGGGAGCTCACCTTGAGACAGGCAAGCTCACTTCATACATATTGCCCCCATTTTATTCCACTGAATAGAAAGTGACTGATGCTCTCCCCAATCCCAGGACTGATTAATTGAACCCCAGCAATGGGATAGAAAACAAGAGGAAAATGAAGTTCTGAAGCCTGAACTGAGCATGGCCTTTGTGGAGCATGTAGTCTCTCAGCCTATTGAGTGTTTAAGTCTCCTTTTCATTGCCAAGTCCCTAACCAAGTCCTGGCTGCGGAGTTCTTGCCCTACGTCTAAGATCCCTGCTGCTAATAGATATCTTTCACAAACTTTAACATCAAATCTCCAGCTATCCAGAGACAAGAAaaactccagatgctggaaatccaagcaacacatacacaaaatgctggagaaactcagcaggccaggcagcatcaatggaagagaGAACAGTTGACagtcgggctgaaacccttcagcaggacacacTAATTAAtcaggagtcctgacgaagggtctcggcccaaaacatcaactgtttactcctttccatagatgctgcttggccagctgagttcctccaacactgtgtgcgtgtgcatgtgtgtccACCTGTTCAGCTGGTTTCCTCCCGGTCTTTATGGACAAAAGCATTCCTCTGATTTTGAGCTCTAGCATTTAGATTATATCTCCTATCTCTGACCGCTGTGTGGTTTCAACCCTATCATAACTTGTTTTCATTTTAAACAACTCAGAAAACCCCTCCTGGTATTCAACTGAAAACACAAGAACAGTTTCGTGTAACAATACTTGCGACAGGAACAAATGCAAGTTGATTCAACCATGTGGAATCCATTATTACATTCAGTAAGTCAGAAAAGCAAACTTAGCCCAGGGTTATTCTGCTCTGTACCTTGCTCAAAGACAGTGTACTTTCTTTGAATATATTGCACGAACCTTCAGCTTTTTATGGGTTGAGAGGAAAGAATCATAGTTGACAGTGCATGTAAATATGTTTAAAAACATAAAGGTGTAACTGAGCACAAATACACTAAGATTCTGCTGCACACTTGGCACAGACTCTGGGTTTCCCAATGTGTCTCACGGCCCCATGGGTGGAGGTTGGTTGCTGGAATATTATATCAGCCTTAGGCGTACCCGCCAGCAGACAGTTAGGCTCAATTTTCTTTACTGAGTTATAGATATGAgtcaaaaactgcagatgctggaaaactgaaatgACGGGAAATGGTGGAAACACTCAAAAAGTCATTCAGGAAATTAGTAGGAAACCTGCTACGGCGGCAACACATTCATAAATAGAATTGGCCCAGATTTTCTGCACTGGTCTTTCATCTGTAACACCCTGCAATGAAGAGTTGTCTTTTGAGTTACAAACTCCACAATTTGCTGGACCTTTTGTGCCATGTCAGTGTCCTCACTTCGAAAGCAGCAACTCCACCTTCAAAATTCTTTGAACTTCATGAAGTAGCTGCTTGGCACATTCATTTCCGATTACttcatcactgacggagctggaatGTGCTAACAAATTATTTAATGCTTCCTGGATTGCAAGTCAACCTTTCCACCCCAGAAAGCAAACAACTGAAACTATGGAGTTTCATTTCCATGGAACTTGCCATTTAACTTCTTACTTAATCTGCAAAGGTATTCTTTCCTTTACATCCAATTTCCTTTTCATACTTCATTTGGTTTTCTATTTCCCAGTAAGTGGCCTTTCAGTTGCAGGAAAAATTAGGAGCAgcaccattttttttttgttggcaAGGACTCAGCTGAATCTGAGTTCTAGCCCACTGATGTTAGCCTGCTGATCTGCAACTCCAGTGTTATCAGTTGCTTCTTGACCTTGGTGCTGTCTGAATAGATTTTGCACATTGTCCTTGTGACTGCTGAGTTATCCTCGGATgctccggtctcctcccacattcccaagacgTACAGGTAAATTGGCCCTAGTGTGTGGATAAGTGTTGGAATCTAAGGCAGGAGTTCCTAACCTTATTTATAccatggacccccaccattaaCTGAGCAGTCCGTGGATGCCAGGTGGGGAAGTCGGATTGGAATTTGGGGAGGATAAATGTGTTAGAGTAGGGTTAGTGATGAACTGAAAGAACTGTTTCCAATCGTCTGTAGACTGATGATTACTTACTTAATTTAGTAGACAGAAAGCCTCAACCGAAAATCCATGCCACGGTATTAAAACAGCTAAAATATATGGATGTAGTAATTAAGAGAGTTTGTATCAGGGCTTTGTAATTTATTGCTAATTTGCCACTTTGAACAGAAGCTTCACAAAGTGATTACATTTCCTTTATCTTACCTCAGATTAGTTCCTTCTGCCTCTGTTTGGTGATTGGTGCAGGCTTCAATGTCATAGTGGAAAATGGATGCTGAACATTCCTTTAAGTTATTCTATTCAGTGTTGGCAAAGTCAACTAATTACTGACAATTGAGGTCTATCTGAATTCAGATCATCATGTTGTGCAGCTACATTGAAATGAGAGGCCCAAGGTCAGATTCTAACAAAAGTCCCGATGCAAGACTGTACTGTAGATTTCAATATTTTTGGATTTTTCTTTTAAACCACTTGCAATGCGTCAGAAATTTCCCCATGTGCTGGTTCTTTTGACACTATCTTTAAAGGTTTATTTGTTAAAAATATCTCTCAGCAGAGCAATTTGACCAGGGTGGAGTCGCAATCTCCTTCAACCCGCCAACTGTATGTAAACACACCCAAATTCTGAAAATAATTTATTAAAAGGCAAATTACAAG from Hemitrygon akajei chromosome 12, sHemAka1.3, whole genome shotgun sequence encodes:
- the LOC140737236 gene encoding coiled-coil domain-containing protein 190 isoform X2 codes for the protein MQRLKSHTLEGEIARRLETERRESKHAETRLRNGLHDLEEARFYCINRMTKEQRRVQRDLTMIKNGYSKKKVVSSFGRLCPDTNTAVKESPDFSNKVSLIKPPAKDGSFILASERIRAQNHSPVRAARIVIPPSVSHALQTQINEFLSGFGGEREKPDKHAAAEEVQALTPPKLNAEVRTDGATASTSNQPVTKPAISVTDGAGGNQAAQESSPDGSEFYAPDGLPRTMHTMPSFLEAFAEARKARYIRHRNKPDSEKELPISEIFRKCNGPIQRVTEKEATTVRDNSSMGANSN
- the LOC140737236 gene encoding coiled-coil domain-containing protein 190 isoform X1; this encodes MCVNLPAWLLAAEVSLAASAGKMQRLKSHTLEGEIARRLETERRESKHAETRLRNGLHDLEEARFYCINRMTKEQRRVQRDLTMIKNGYSKKKVVSSFGRLCPDTNTAVKESPDFSNKVSLIKPPAKDGSFILASERIRAQNHSPVRAARIVIPPSVSHALQTQINEFLSGFGGEREKPDKHAAAEEVQALTPPKLNAEVRTDGATASTSNQPVTKPAISVTDGAGGNQAAQESSPDGSEFYAPDGLPRTMHTMPSFLEAFAEARKARYIRHRNKPDSEKELPISEIFRKCNGPIQRVTEKEATTVRDNSSMGANSN